The nucleotide sequence GGTATTTATAAGGAAAATTGAAGAACTTTTTGAATTGAAGAGAGTTGAAACACCAAAACTAATGGAAAAGTGTATATGATGAGACGCACATTTAATGAAAATGATGAAGTGGAGCAGTTTCTAAAATTTGGTGTCAATTGGGGATCCCAAACATTTTGagtttaaattttgttttcttaaatgttttaaataaagagaaaagaagtTTATTCATTCTTTATTCCATGAAAAGAATCGTCAATCCAAGGGCAATGTGTTagctaaaaataatttaaatttgatgatgaacaaatcaAAGATATTTGTTTGGATTATGTCGAAGAGGTGCTCAAGATGATCGAAGAGAAATCGTCGATGAACAAGCTAGGTTGATCGAAGATGAATATCAAAAATGAGGATTTGTGATTGAAGCAACGGGAAGACCAGTAATCGAAGCAGTTGAAGATAGTTATCACACTATTGTTGTGGCGAGAACAATTATGTTTAGTTTCTTTGTATGTGGAGCACGTGAAGAACTTTTGATTGGTTGAAAATGACTATAAATAGACATAGCTTGAGAGGAATAAGGGTTGGAATTCATTCTCAGAAAACACTCACGCACACTCATATCTGAACGATTTTTTGAGTTTGCATTGAGTCTCTTTTATGTAAGATTCTTTCTATTGTcttacatttttttaaaattccttATCAAGTTTcctttctgcaatttattttttcctttgcaagttttttttatttgtattcaaTTTCTTGTATATTCTTTTGAATTTGAAGTCTTTCGATTTTGTAGAAGCattttattgtgttttttttaattgagtcatttactttattttttttgcattttttatttcaaattttatagtTTTTGGTTTTTTGTTTCTACGTTCGTTTTTTATTATTAGTCTAAGAAGAGTTTTTTAtggataattaaaaattaaaatctttaaatTAAAGTGTATTTTCATAACCTAAATTTACTAAAAATTTTCATAACAGTAAATAACTCACATTAACTACAACTGACGAGACGTGCACATTATGTTATCAACGAACTTTTCCCCCTTTTGACCTCGTTATTAGGGAATTTCAAACATTAGCAACAAGATAGTTTTAGCCTATGCCTCAACTTATAAGATTAAAGATTAGTTGTTAATTGTTTGGAAGTAAGTAAAGCTGGTAATATGCTATTGAATGAGTTGGAATTTGGAAGCTCCTTGCAAATTAGGTGAGAACGAACATATTTGTTAGGGCTAGGGTGGAATAGGCGAACACGAGGTAAAAGTACCGACAAAATCAATTGAGTTGAGCTATGGTTATAAGCAAAGTCGATgatcaaaataattaataatacaaCATACAATAACACTATGCATTGCTACTACACTACACAACATATATACACAaagcagaaaataaaaatataaaatacaagaAAAACCAGCCAAAAAACAACGGGACATGTGAAAAGCCGATGAAAGCGGTGCCGTCACGTGAGACCACGTCATAATATGCGTCGTCAAGACAAAAAATCCCGAACCCTTACCTTAATTACCAATAGCAACTCGCAACTAGCAACTAACAACTATAATTATCCGTGtcgattgaaattataattttaaatttttttaaattaatttaaattataataatttgattaataaaaaaataacatattatatattattttttttaaatttagtattAATTGAATTaactttaaaataattattaatcgattttaataatttatttttttaataaatcagatatatatactgaatgtgattataaataatatagtaatagttaaattcaccaataaatatattagttattatcacattataaaacaaattaaatataaaagctattagtACTTATAAATCTATAAAATTACACTGTCTTTGTTCGCGTGCAagggtttacttatcaaataaacttaaaatatgaaaaaaaatatttataaattgaactagcatcacttgaaagaataataaaaaataatcaacttACCTTATCATCTATGAGAACCTGGAAAATAATCAACTTACCTTATCATCCATGAGAACCATTTCTATGTAAGTCGTCTTgttcttgtcaaatttggatgagacTTTCTATAaccttatatattaattttgttaaatatatatatatatatatattacggtagtttttcttaatatatatacatatacataaataaaaaaatatatgaattatattttattaaactcTATGTTACCGGTTATTAAAAACATTAAAATATATgaactaaaaaatttataaaatggaCCTAACATCACTTGAAAGAATCATAGAAAATAATTTACTTACCTTATTATCCATGAGAAACATTTCTATGTAAGTCGTCTTGTTATTGTCAAATTTAGATAGAACTTTCCATAaccttatatattaattttgttacataattctatatatatatataaattatgttaatataaatttattttttatcataatcAAATTTACAAAATTAATGTTATACAAATTCTTCTTTGTAAATTATAATCTAAACACACACTAAGATGAGTAGTAACAAGATTGTGGGCTTGTTTGGgaagttttaaaaattatttatttgagtttttgacttataaaaagtagtagtattaatgtttgatgcaatttttaaaatcaaatggtAGCTTTTTAAAAAGGCCGTTTTTTCATTGCTTTTTACCTGGTCCCAACTTGCCACGTGGATCGACCCCTCTCATTAATCGAGCATCAGCTACTCCCTCAGCTGTTGAGTCCACAATACGCAAAGCAAGACCGCCATCGATCCCACGTGTTCTGCCAGCTGGATCGTTAACTAACCCCGTTTCCCCACGACACGTGTCCTCGTGGTTGGTTGACCTGTCAGTAAAGAATACAACTGTGAGAGTAGCGGGACATAAGGAGGATAGAGAAAGAGCTTGTTCGGTCAGGGCGGGCAAACCAACGGGCAGGCTTAGTCACTCACTCACTCTATGTCAAACGGCCTAATAACATTCTCTCTCTTTCCGTGTAGGCGTCGCTTAGAAATTCCTCATTtttctaattaataattaaataacaataaaggAAGGGTGGGAAGAAAATTGTCGTAAATATAAATACGCATAAGTATATTGTGCGGTGTGAGGATTTGGAAGAGTTAAGAACGAAGCATGCTTTGCGGTTGGAAGAGAGAGAAGTAACTCTGGCAGTGTTGCCAAACGCAGAGAGAAGGCGACAGTTTGGTGAAGGTAGTTTTATGGCGATTGATTCGAAGGTGGAATTGCAATAAAAGCCACCGTTTGGAATTTAAGCCTTTACCTATTTACGTTTCTTCTTGTTGCTGCGGCTtcaggtatatatatatacacatacataAAAAGAAGGAGGTTCTGAAACGTGTAAATCTACTTCTGCAACAGAGTGTAGTGTACTGAAAACTGAGGTTTCTGAAGCTCGCAAAAAGGATTAATGGAGTGGTCAGCTTGTACGGATGAATACGAGAAGCTTGTGATTCGGATGAGCACGCCTAGGTCCGTTTGTTAAACCTTCATCTTCTTCAAATTTTTACAATGTTTGTTGCCTTCTTTTCTGGTTTCCATATTTAGGAGTTATATGATATGATTTTGAGATGTGTCAAGAATCAGGTTGATTTTTTGGTGAATCTTATCTCAAATTTGTGTGTTAATCGTCATTCTTATGTAGTTTCTCTGTTAGATTTCGCCATGTGTTTAGCTCCTTCCAACGAATTCTCTGAAATGTTCATCATTCCAGATCTCGTAATTTGGAATTCAAACCGGTGGCTTTCATCACGTGTTAGAATATTCGTAAATTTCTTTACATGAGATTTCATTCATGTTTCGTTTGTAGCGGTTCCAttacaaaatcttttaaaatattttgccAAATCCCCAAAATGTGTAAGAGTGATGACAAAAGCATTTTCCTAATTTCACcaacttttcaaaattgatttgtgCAAATAACTATATCTAAATAATCTTGACTCTGCCTTCTTAATTTTTTCCCTTATTGTTTCTTTTGCCTACCCTTCCAGAGTTTTATTTGTTCTTTTCATCTTCAACGCTTATGCAATAATTCCTTGTTTTTCAAAACAGAACAAAATTGTTGACATTGAATATCTGGAATTCCGAGGAAAAAAATgactaactttttacctttacCTGCAAAACAGGGTCGTAATTGACAATGCCGTGTGCTCCACAGCTACTATAGTTAAGGTACAGCAAAATGtcttcattttgttttttttttttttaaaaattaggttTTCGTGTAAAACAGGAAAAACCAATAGAAATATTTGCTTTGATGTGGTTCACAGGTTGATAGCGCCAGAAAACATGGGATTTTGTTGGATGCAATACAAGTGCTCGCTGATCTGGACCTTTTGATTAAGAAGGCTTACATTTCCTCCGACGGAAGGTGGTTCATGGATGGTAAGCTATTTTGCTTTCCTTTTTTACTTCTAGTAGTAATTAGTTATCCTGATGTGCACTAACTTATGGCTATATCTACGCAGTTTTCCATGTTACAGACCAATTAGGAAACAAGTTAACGGATGAGAGCGTATTAAATTATATTGAACAGGTATTGGATTGAGGATTGAGattcttatttaatttaattttgatcctATTTACTGATTAAAATTGATTGGAATTTAATTGTAACTTAAATTCTTGTCTATATTTGGTAACAGTCACTTGGGAGTATTCACAATGGTAAAATCAACAGCTCCAATGGTTTCACTGCCCTGGAATTAACAGGCACTGACCGTGTTGGTATTCTTTCGGAGGTGTTTGCTGTACTGGCTGAGCTGCAGTGCGATGTGGTTGAGGCAAAGGTTTGGACTCACAATGGCAGGATTGCCTCCCTGATCTATGTTAGAGACTGTGATTCCAGATCTGCTCTTGAGGACTATCAGAAGATTAATAAGCTTGAAGCACGTTTAAGAAATGTTTTGAAGGGTGACAATGACATTAGGAGTGCAAAAACTTCAATTTCTAATTCTGTCATACACCCGGAAAGAAGGCTACACCAGATGATGTTTGCTGACCGTGACTATGAAAGGAGTCGCATTTTCAAGTTTACCCCTGAGACACCATTTGTATCGGTGCAAAATTGGGCGGAAAAGGGTTACTCTGTTGTAAATGTTCAGTGCAAGGATCGAATTAAGCTAATGTTCGATGTTGTGTGCAATTTGACAGACATGgaatatgttgtgtttcatgCAACTATTAACACAAAAGATGATCAAGCTTACCTGGTATTTATTCGACATAAAATCTGTTCTTTTTATCTCACATCTTAATTTATTTGCTTATTTAATGATATTCAATTTGTCACTTACAGGAGTTTTATATAAGGCATAAAGATGGCACTCCAATTAGTTCAGAACCAGAGCGCCAACGTGTGATTCAATGCTTGCAAGCTGCTGTGGAGAGAAGGGCAAATGAGGTAAATCATTAAGCATCATTTAAACGCACTTTTTATCTGTTATATTAAATTGGCATCTACCTATTGATCAATATGAATGAACATATACTATGATTAATTATTCTTCCCATTTCCAAGTTCTAATAATTATCCGTAATTCTTTGGATAACAGGGTGTTAGGCTAGAGTTATATGCTGAAGACAAGCAGGGCCTTTTAGCAGAGGTTATGAGAACGTTCAGAGAGAATGGGATGAATGTGACTAGAACTGAAATATCTACCGTTGGAGGTGTGGCTGCAAATGTTTTCTATGTAACTGATGCAATGGGTTACCCAGCTGACCCAAAAATAATAGAATCTGTTAGGCAGAAAATTGGGTTAAGCAATTTAAAAGTGAAGGAGTTGCCTTTATTACGTCAACAGAAGACAAAGAGCGAAGGAGATCAACCAGGTGGAGTTGGTGGGGCAGTGTTATTGTCTCTTGGTAGCCTCGTGAGGAGGAATCTCTACAATTTGGGCTTAATCAAATCTTGTTCTTAAAGCAGAAAGTGAGGAGGGAATTTAGAAGGAAGTGGAAGGAAGATAATGTTCAACTTTTTAAATTAGAGCATATTAGCTAGTAATATTCTTTGCTTCATGCTTGGGCATTGTGTACATAAAAAGTAAAGGTGGAATTTGGTGATGGTAGTTGTTCCTAGTTGGTTGGGTTGGGATTTGGTTGGTGAAAAACAACAGATAGGTATACATGTAGCTGGAGGGGTATGGGGCCCCACTTTACACCATTTTAAATGCTTTGCGTGAGGAATTAAAGAATTTGCATGAGAGATAGGGCATTATAGAAGAAGGTTGTTGTTTACCTTGGTGGGACGGTAGTTGTGAAGTTGGATGGAAATATAGGTAGGGATTGGATTCTTGGTGGCACACAGTTTAGGTAGAGGCGGCACAAAGTTTGGTTCAtacagaagaaaaagaaaaaaaaaattatgtagaAGTCATTAAAATTGTGTACATAACGACGTTTGGATgattattgttattaattaaaGTGGTTGACTCCATTATTTAATTTATACTGGTAAATTGTTAACTTTGTTTCTCCAATAACTGACTCTGCACGCGTTTGAATTTTATTTGTTTGGTGGCTCCACCTTGTGTTACCCATTGCCACTACCGGATCTTGCTGGATCTTGGGGCCCCCTTGGAAAGAACTCTGATAAGTACTGAAGTATTTGTACATGAACCTGATATATTATTCTATTCGGAAGAGTTTTAACTGTACCAAGAACATCGGTATTTCAGTTGTTTCAAcggttgatctgaattataaaaaatatatataatatatattaattaaaatcaatggTTAAAACAATTGAAATACCGATGTTCTTCAGTACACTTGAAATTTTTCCTATTCTAATTTCTAACTTGTAATATATAAGTAATTAATATAATGGCGTTAACATATGAGAATGTTAAAATAAATCAAATATCAGAAAGAATTAACCTCATGTAAAAATCTTATCTAATAGAGTCCTGATAGATTACTGTAGGCAATTATTTCGGTACTTTTTAGAAATTAGAGGGTgaattattatctttttatatattattgaatAATAGTATAATTTTACATTTAAtttaacacataaattttttaatatattttttgaatatGAAGTATAATGTTTAAATTAAACTCTAAATAATTAACttattgcattattttcattttaatgagATTATAATAAAATTTGATAAATACTTGCATACTCTTAAAgtatattttaagtttttaacacgtatttcaaaaatctatttttatctaaactttaattatgtattagaTTAGTTAAGTGTTTGTTTGGGCGCCATtgtttttgataaaaaaagatcttttttcatcaaaataatgacgcccaaacaagcacttaactaatctaatacataattaaagtttagataaaaataaatttttgaaatacgtgttaaaaacttaattttttttttcttttttagcgTATTTGGCCAATTttgagtagtaaaagtaaaagtactagaaaaatcagaaaaacatctttttttagaagctgtaatttacatctttttttaaaagattttttttccttaaaaaaaagatgtttttcatgtaataaataaacaaaaagatacttttatattgttatatccaaacataattgatagataaaaagatctttttgcatgagataactaaacataaaattacttttactttttcataagatcttttaaaaaaaaaataattcgaaaaaagatcttttcttaaaagTTCAACCAAACAAACCCTAAATATATGATTATTTCATATATTAAAATTGTATAAAAAAATTTCGTGTTATAATATATAAGAAATAGTAATTTATCCTTTAGTTTCATCAATTGCATTGCCACTTTTATATATGGTTTTtgtacaaataaaataaaattttagagaACACTTCTTATCCAGAAAGATGGCTCCATCTATTGTAATTTAAGCAAGAAGCTAAGAGTTGGAAGTTTCGTTTCTCTAAAATCCAAAATCTTCTATTTACTTATTACGTAGCTGAAANNNNNNNNNNNNNNNNNNNNNNNNNNNNNNNNNNNNNNNNNNNNNNNNNNNNNNNNNNNNNNNNNNNNNNNNNNNNNNNNNNNNNNNNNNNNNNNNNNNNNNNNNNNNNNNNNNNNNNAAATAGTCCCTTTTCCCCATCTTGCTGTTCGAGGACGCTACATAAAATCATTTTGTCTGTTCAATTAATGAATGGAACTATGCcagatataattttttatttggtaCAACTTGGACGGACATTTTAAGCATCATGTTTAATTTTAGGATAGTCACTATCCAATCAATTcacatattattttatttttaatctaatTAATTCATCACATAATCTTTtagtaaattatatatagaaagaaattaaTGTACTTAAGGTTTCAGGATAGTCATTAGTCTCTACCCAATCTGATATATATTTATCTTAGAAATCAAGCTTATCATATCAAATTAATGTGCACAAGGTTTATCCTATAGAACACATAAGGCAACTAAGTTACATATTATGGTAACACCAagcataactaataataaaatattatggcaATTTATTGAtcacttatgcaattgatttgtTAATTAGTAACTCAAGATTTTCTAAAGCATTACATGATTTGGACAGGTGGCAATTCAATATTCGGAGACATGGACATGCCGGCTCACGTGAAATCAATTTTTATGGTTTGATGCATGCTTGACATGGATGATGCAAAGGATGCAGTATCATGTGAAGAATACTAGGTGATGAAGACCCAAAAGTAATGGTACCCAAACAAGGTGCATGCATGTAGCATACACTGAAACACTACCCATGACGAAGATGCATCTATTAAACTCCACATGAATTTTCTGTTTATATAGTTAATGCCATATGGCTTCAACTGTTGCTTTCATTCTATCTATTTTTTTAAACCAATTTAAGTGATGATGTGCCCTTCAAAATTCAGATATTTGGTTATGCTTTATTTTTACTCTAGTTTAGTAGCATTTTAACTTTTGTTCCCATGCTTGCAAGTTCTAGAAATTATTGACACCAAATTCATAAATTGATTTAGTGTATAATAAGTcactataagaaaaaaaaaagtctctctggtaacattttttttcttcccACTTTTTAAAGTGTAGTCAAAAGGGGTTAATGGctacgcttttatgagggtggtgaTTGATTAGAGATTTGACCACGCCTTATTTTTGCCACACTTCAAAAGCGTTCTGAAAGAGGTCAGTAGCTacacttttatgagggtggcgattgattagagatttagccacactttttttgccacgcttttgagCAATAGGTATGCTTTTAAAACGTGCCAATAGAGTTAAGTTACAGTGACATTTTTAAAATACCGTCGCTACGTTTTTTGGCatacttcaaaagcgtggcctaaaggTATCAATCGGCACGATTTTAAGTTTTGGTCACCTTTTAAAAGCGTACCCATTTTCAACCTattatgtgtgtatatatatatatatatatttcagaaACCTTAAATTGTCATACACTCCTCTCACTCTCACTCACACACTCACGCCGCGCACACAGTCACAAACTCCTCTCTCACTCATGCAATCTCATGCTCCATTCTCCTCTCTCCGTCACAGTCCTCTCTATCGCTGTCGGTCAAAGCCTCACGCCATCCAGCAGCCGCGTGTTCTCAGTTGCAGTTCGTCAGCCTCCAGCCGTTCTCAGTGCCCTGGTGTTTTGTCATTCTCAACGCCTTGGTGTTTCGTCGTTCTCAGCGTCGTCGTGCTCCATCACAATTCGTCAATTGTCAGTCTTGCAACGTCCAGCCTCTCCGCCAACGTCCAGCCTCTTTTCCTCTGTCGCAGCATCTTCCAATCTCTTagggtttttgattttttttcttaattctgtttttaaattctttttatttgTCATCATTTGTTGTTATGATTCtgatttttaaattcaattttaaaatttttcaagccttagggtttttgattttttaattctgTTTATTTGTCGCAATTTATAAATGAAAGTGCTGATTAATAATGCATTGAAGCTGAAAAAGTTTCATTTTTGATAACAT is from Arachis ipaensis cultivar K30076 chromosome B01, Araip1.1, whole genome shotgun sequence and encodes:
- the LOC107630504 gene encoding ACT domain-containing protein ACR8 gives rise to the protein MEWSACTDEYEKLVIRMSTPRVVIDNAVCSTATIVKVDSARKHGILLDAIQVLADLDLLIKKAYISSDGRWFMDVFHVTDQLGNKLTDESVLNYIEQSLGSIHNGKINSSNGFTALELTGTDRVGILSEVFAVLAELQCDVVEAKVWTHNGRIASLIYVRDCDSRSALEDYQKINKLEARLRNVLKGDNDIRSAKTSISNSVIHPERRLHQMMFADRDYERSRIFKFTPETPFVSVQNWAEKGYSVVNVQCKDRIKLMFDVVCNLTDMEYVVFHATINTKDDQAYLEFYIRHKDGTPISSEPERQRVIQCLQAAVERRANEGVRLELYAEDKQGLLAEVMRTFRENGMNVTRTEISTVGGVAANVFYVTDAMGYPADPKIIESVRQKIGLSNLKVKELPLLRQQKTKSEGDQPGGVGGAVLLSLGSLVRRNLYNLGLIKSCS